The DNA window ATTTCCAAAATAATGATTGATTTTATTTATTTTTTCATTGAGTGTTTTGTCATGGCTTGGAAAACTTAAAATTTCTGATGGCTTTGCCCCAAGAATAACAGGACCTAAAATTTGAACAAGCCATTTTATAAATTCATCATTGCTTTGTTGGAAGCAAATAGGGTTCTTTTCTTTTTGAAGCATTATTACGCCACCTTTCTGATTGATAATAATTATCACTCTCGTTTATAATAACAAATTGATTTTATTTTGTCAATAATAATTATCATTATCATTGACAACTTTAAAAAAAATAGTTAAAATTTAGATATAGTATCTTTGAATAGGATGGTCAGATCGTTTAAGGGAACTAAGAGAACTTAGAATAATTTTCATCAAAAAAATATAATAAAGGAAGTGTAAAGAGGATGTATAGAAAAGTGAAAAGAAGTACCCTTCTATTATTAATACTAATTTTAGCAGGGATGATAATTTTTTCAGCTTGCAGTGCTAATAACATAGAAGAAACAAAGAAAGATGACAAAATAGAAAAAGCAGTTGCTTCAGAAAAATCTGCTTATAGTGAAGAAGAAGGAAAGATTACTGTATATTTATCAGGGTCAGAGCCTATGATAAAAAAATTAGAAGAAGAGTTTGAAGCACAAAGAGGAGATGTATTAGATTTATTACATATGGGTTGTGGCCCACTTCGTCAGAAGGTGTGGACAGAAAAAGAAGCTGGTCAAATTCAAGCAGATGTAGTTTGGGGTTCTGATCCATTAATGTATAGGGTCTTAACAAAGGAAGGGGCTCTTGAGAATTATTTACCAAAAGAATATGACGCAATTAAATCTGAATACAAAATAGGCGATGGCTATTATACTTTGGTAAACGAGAGATATGGTGTGATTATTTATAATAAAGATCATATAGAAAAAGAAAGTATTCCTAAAGCTTTTTCAGATTTAAAGGATAAGAAGTGGGATGGGGTTATGGTGATGGCAGATGCCAATCAATCTTCTACTGCATTAGCATTGACTTCAGCAATTTATCAAATGAGCGGAAATAATTGGGACTATTTAAAAGTGATGCATGAAAATCATTTATTCTTAACAAAGAAAAATGGAGAAGTACCTTCAAAAATTTCAGAAGGAGAATTTGATGTGGGGATTGCACCGCATGATGGGGTGTTAAGGTTACAGAAAAAAGCAAAAAAAGATGGATATGAAACACCTTTAGCATTAGCTTGGCCAGAAGAAGGCGCATTAGCTATCCAAAGACCTATTGCAATTATAAAAAATCAAAAAAGACCTGATAGCAATAAAAAAATAGCTGAAGAATTTGTTGATTTTATCTTATCTAAAAAAGCACAAATGATTACAGCGAATTTTGGATTTGTTAGCGTGAGAAAAGATATACCATTACCTATAGGAGTGCCAGAAGATATAAAAGTTATGCCAGTGGATTGGGGATATGCTAGTGAACATGAAGAGGAATTACGAGATGGATTCAGAGAAATCATGCAAGGAAAGTAGCTACTTTATGAAAAGTGTTTTTATAAAATTACGGTCTGAATCTCAGACCGTAATTCTATTTATGATAGGGATCCTCATAAGTTTATTTGTTTTATATCCTTTTTTAGTATTATTGATAAAAAGCTTGATGAATGAGGGACGTATTACTTTAGATGTATATATAAGAATTTTAAAAGATCAAGAGACCTATAAAGCTATAGGAAATACGATTTATGTTTCTTTAGGGGTTACTTTATTGACAAGTTTATTTGGTGGTACTTTAGCTTGGTTAGTGACAAGAACAGATTATGTTTATAAAGAGGCAATAAAAAAGTTAGCTTTTTTAACTTTTATGATGCCATCCTATGTCATTGCTATTTCATGGATAGAATTCTTTGGAAGAAATGGTTATTGGAATCGTATTTTAAGAAATATATTTGGAATTTATGAATATAGATTTATTCCTTATTCTTTAGAAGCTGTAATCCTTGTCATGTCTATTCATCTATATCCATTAGTATTTATGGCAATAGCCAACGCCTTAGGAAAGACGGATCCTTCTTTAGAGGATGCGGCAGTTATGAGTGGTGCTAGTAGATTAAAAGCAGTTATTACTATCACATTACCTTTAACGATACCTAGCTTTATAGCTATAGGATTATTAGTATTTAGTCGTACTATGGCAAACTTCGGGGTTGCTGCAGTATTAGCATTGCCAGTAGGAGAAGAGGTATTGACAACGAGAATATATAGTGGGTTGACGAACTTAGATTTACAGCTTGCTATAGCAATTTCTGTTATCTTAGTTATTTTTTCTGGAATTGTTTTTTTTATGAACAATGTCTTAATGAGAAAGAGAAGATTTACAACTATGACAGCAAACGCACAAAAGGCAAAGCTTATCCCATTAGGAAAATGGAAAAATAGTATTGTATTTTTTGTCATTTTATTTCAAAGTATTACGACAATCATTCCATTAATAGTGATTGTAACATCTTCTTTTTTAAAGAGATGGGGATTGACACTTACATTAGATCATTTAACTTTAAATAATTATGTAGTTTTGTTATTTAAAAATCAGTTAACTAGAGGTGCCTTTAAAAATAGTATTTTTTATGGATGTATTGGAGCAAGTATTGCTGCAGGGGTAGGAGGGGTTGTTTCATATATTTCTAATAAAACAGATTTAAACGGAAGAAAATTAGTAGAATTTATTGTAACTTGGCCAATGGCGTTTCCTAATATGGTTTTGGCTGTTGCTGCAACCCTTGCATGGATGCATCCACCTTTTAAATTATATGGTACACGATGGATTATTATAGTGACTTATATAGCATTGTTTTTGCCTATTATTATAAAAAATGTCAGTGGACTTATTCAAAATCAGGATGTTTTTATTGAAAAAGCAGGAAGAATGTGTGGGGCTTCTAATATTAGGGTCTTCAAAGATATTACTTTACCGATGATTATGCCAGGCCTTCGGTCAGGATGGATTTTAGCCTTTTTAATAGCATTAAGAGAAATCCCTATTTCCCTTTTGCTCTATTCACCAGGAACGGAGACGATAGGTGTGATGCTTTTTGGGCTTAAATCTAATTCTTATGGATTGGAAATGACATCAACGCTGGCAGTAGTAATTATAGGGATGACTATTATTGGGCATGTCTTACTCAAAAAAGTTAAAGGTTTAAAGATGGAGGTAGAAAAATGATCCAAGCAACAATAAGAAAATTATCCAAGAGATATGGAAAAGTTATGGCTATCAATGCCTTAGATTTAGATATTTATAAGGGAGAAATGTTGACTATTGTTGGGCCAAGTGGATGTGGAAAGAGTACACTCCTATCTTGTATTGCAGGGCTAGAAAAGGTGGATGATGGAGAAATTACTATTGCAGATGAATTGGTATCTTCAAAGGACTATTTTAAATTGCCAGAAAAAAGACAAATAGGACTGGTTTTTCAAAATTATGCCCTGTGGCCCCATAAAAATGTTTTTGAGAATATTGCTTATCCATTAAGGATAAAAAAAGAATGTAAGGATAGGATTAAAAATGAAGTAGCAAAAGTGGTAAGTATTGTACGATTAGTGGGGAAAGAAAGGTGTTACCCCCATGAATTAAGTGGAGGAGAGCAGCAAAGAGTAGCATTAGCAAGAGCATTAGTAATGAATCCAAAGATCTTATTGTTAGATGAGCCTTTATCTAATTTAGATGCAAAATTAAGAGAAGAGATGCAGTATGAAATAAAGAGAATACAAAAGGATATGAATATTACAATCATACATGTTACACATGATCAATATGAAGCTATGGGTATATCTGATAGAATTGCAGTGATGAATGGAGGAAATCTTATTCAAATAGGTACGCCTGAGGAGATTTATGAAAATCCTAAAACGGAATTTGTAGCAAAATTTATTGGAAAGGCAAATATTATCTACAATTATGTGAATAGACGTGATAAATACAGTTGTTTAGAATTATTTAAAAATGTTTTTATAGAAAATAAAGATGAAATAAAAGAGTATGGAAAAGAAATAATTTTATCCATTAGACCAGAGGATATTTTTCTGCAAAAAGATCAAGGAATGTGTAAAGGTGTGATTATAAAAACATTTTATAGAGGAAATATGATTGAGTATAGGATACAGGTAGAAAACAAAAATTTAATGGTACAAACGAGTAATAAGGAACAATATGAAGTAGGAGAAGAAGTTTGGGTGAATATTGAGCAAGTAAAAATTTTAAAAGATGAGTGTAAATAAAAGTAAAAAAACAAAATAATGGGCAAGATTAGCTCTATACATTTAAAAGATAAAGTATGTTATACTGATTTATATAATAGATAGTGGAAAAATGTTTTGTGAATTGGATAGGGAGGAGTGTTTACATGAAAAAATTATTATCTTTCATGATGATTTTTTTATTACTTTTTAGTGTTATAGGATGTTCAAAAGAAGAAGCTACAGATGAAAATGTAAAACAGGAAAAAGTGATAGAAAAAGAAGTTGTAAAGATTGCAGGACTTAAGGGTCCTACTTCTATTGGTATGATAAAAATGTTTGAGGAAAAACCTATATTAGGAGAAAACATAGATTCAGCGTATGAAGTTGCAGGCACACCTAATTTATTAGTTTCAAAGCTTCTATCAAAAGAAGTTGATTTTGCAGCTCTTCCTACTAATGTAGCTGCAAAGCTTTATAATAAAGGGGCAGGTTACAAATTAGCTGCTGTGAATACCTTAGGGGTTTTGTATGTAATGACTCAAGGGGAAGAGATAACTCGGTGGGATGATTTAAAAGGGAAGAAGATTAATATGATTACAAAAGGGTCAAACCCGGATGTGGTATTTAAATATTTGTTAAAAAAGAATGGATTAGATCCAGAAAAAGATGTGACGCTAGATTATACATTATCTCATGCTGAACTTGCACAGGCTATGGCTGCTGGAAAAGTAGATATATCAGTACTTCCTGAGCCATTTGTAACAATGGTTAGTATGAAAAATAAAAATGCAAAAATTGTGATGAATATTCAAGATGAATGGAAAAATGTATTAGGAGCAGGTGCAGGTTTAGTACAAGGGTGTTTAGTTGTAAGGGAAGAATTTGCACAAAAAAATCCGGAAGTTGTAAAAAACTTTTTAGCAGAATATGAAAAAAGTATTCATTGGGTAAATGAAAACACGTCAGAAGCTGGGAAATTAGTCGAAAAACATGGTATTGGCATGAAAGCTAAAATGGCTGAATTAGCTATTCCAAGATGCAATATTGTTTTTAAGGATGCAAAAGAGTCACAAAAAACTGTAGAAAAATTTTTGGAATTACTTTATGATTTTTCACCAAAAGATGTGGGAGGAAAACTTCCTGATGAAAATTTTTACTATAATCAAAAATAAATTTCCAACCATTTTATCCATATTGATTTTGACATTTACTTGGAAAATCATCTCCGAAATAATTGATTCGGAGATGATTCTTCCTTCTCCTGAAGTTACCTGTAAAGCGATGTTTCTTCTTATAAAGTCTGAAGCTTTTTTTAAAATAGTTATGATGACTATAAAAAGAGGATGTATAGGATTTTTTTTATCTTGTACTTTAGGGTTAGGAGTAGGACTATTAACAGGAAGCAATTTGTTTTTAGAAAAGTTAATGGAACCTATTTTAGTTGTTATTAAGTCTACTCCTGTTATGTCTATTATTATCCTTGCACTCATATGGTTTAAAACAGATGATGTACCTATTTTTGTTAGTTTTTTAGTTGCTTTTCCTATCATATGTGTCAATGTTTCTGAAGGAATAAAAAATGTAGATAGGAAGTTTTTAGAGATGGCAAAAATATATCATGTGAAAAAATATAGAGTGATAGTAGAAATTTATTTACCAGCCATTGCTTCTTATTTTATGGCAGGAATTTCTACTGCGATGGGAATAGGATGGAAGGCTGTTATTGCAGCGGAAGTTTTAAGTCAGCCAACATTTGCTATAGGGACAAGTCTTTATAATTCAAAGGTTTATATTGAAACAGAAAATGTCCTTGCATGGACAGTTATTGCTGTATTTTTAAGCTTTATATTTGAAAAAATCATAAGAATTATAGAACAAAAGATGATTAAATGGAGAGGTTGAAATGACCCTTAAAATTCAGAAGTTATATAAAAAATATAAAAATCTTATGGTATTTGAAGATTTTAATATGAGTATACCTAAACAAAAAATTAGTTGCATTTTAGGGCCATCAGGATGTGGTAAAACTACTTTGTTAAATATGATGAGTGGAATCGTTAAAGGGGAAGCGGGAGAGTTTATAGGATTTGATCAAAATGCAATGGGTTATCTTTTTCAGGAACCAAGACTTCTCCCTTGGAAAAGCGTATGGGGAAATATTGAATTTATACTAAAAGATATTTATCCAAAGGAAGAAAGAAAAAAAATTGTATTGAAGTATTTAAATATGGTAAATCTTGAAGGCTTTGAAGATTATTATCCAAAAGATCTTAGTGGTGGGATGATGCAAAGAGTGGCTATCGCTAGAGCTTTTGCTTATCCCTCCGATATTTTGTTGATGGATGAGCCTTTTAAGGGGTTAGACATAAAGACGAAAGAAGTACTCATTCATGCTTTTGTTAAATTGTGGATGGAGGATTTGCGAACGGTTATTTTTGTAACTCATGATGTTGATGAAGCGCTACTTTTAGGGGATAAGATTTATCTATTTAGTAATCTTCCTGTAAAAATAAAAAATTGTTTTGAATTAAATATTTCAAAGGAGAAAAGAGATTTACAAAATGAAAAGATATTGATTATGAAAAAGAAAATAAATAAAGAATTTAAATAGATGAATAAATAGTTTATAGAAAGATTTAAAATATAAAATCTATATTGACGGTTTTGAAATGTAATGATATAATAATCTAGAATTAAATATGGAAATTGCATTAGGTACCTTTTCTAAGGTTTAATAGGGAAGTGCGGTGAAAATCCGACACAGCCCCCGCTACTGTAAATGATGACGAAACCTCAAATAATTCACTGTGAAAATGGGAAGGATGGAGGGAATAGGAAGATTCATGAGTCAGGAGACCTGCCTATTGTGTATGTGACTACCTTCGGTGGGAAGGCAAGGAATAAAGTAGAACTTCGCATATAAAATTATATGAAGTATATTTTGCCCTGTCTTTTGACAGGGCTTTATTTATTTATGGAAAGGAGGCTCGTAAGAATGAATAAATTAGTTGATGGATTAACCACATTGATTCCTTCCGCGTTAGATGATATGTATTCGGATAATCATATTAGATTATTAAAATTTGTTTCTTATGGGCACTTTCCAGAACCACCTAATCAAATTCAAATTGTATAAAAATCGTATATTTATTTGAATTTGAAAGGAGAAATGAAGATGGTGGTTAATATGTCTATGTATAAAAGATTAAGAAACAATAGCAGAGTTATAACAGGAAATATGAAAGCAGATAAGATTTATAAGAATTTATTTATTCAAAAGTCTGTAAAAAGCAAAAGAGAATTAAAAAAAGTTTTTTGGAAGGAATTAAAACTATCTTTTTTAAATGATGAAAGTCCCATTAAAAACCTCATATATAGATAAAAAAAAAGAGCCTAAGGTGTGGGCTCTTTTTTTACATCTTTACGAGGAATATATATCTGAAAATTCAATATTGATTATTTCTGTATGAGTGGCTTTGGAATAATCTAAGTCATAATTTTTTATTGTATCTCCATGAACAGGGATCTTTTTTACTGGAAGGGTTATGATAAATTCACTGCCCTGTCCATATTCACTTTTTGCTATAATCTTACCACCATGCATGTGTACTAGTGATTTTACAAGGGATAACCCCATACCACTTCCTTCATGATTTCTTGTAAGAGATTTATCCACTTGTCTGAATGGATCAAATATTAATTCTAATTTGTCCTTTGGAATACCCACACCTGTGTCTTTTACCGATAGGATGATTTCTTTTTCAGAAGCGTCCATATGCACCATTATTTTGCCGTTTTCTTTTATGAATTTTACTGCATTAGATAATAGATTTAATAGAATTCTTTCAATAGCATTAAGGTCTACTGCTGTGATAAGTTCTTCTGTATTTGTATCAAATAAAAGCTCTATATGATTGTTTTTTATATACTCTGCAACAGACATTGTAATATTTTCAATGACACTTATGATATTGCAGTTTTGTAAATTCAATTTCAAATAACCAGAATCTATTTTAGTTACATCTATCAAGTTATTGGTTAGCTTTAATAATCTATTAGAGTTTTGTTTTAAAATATTTAGGCGTTGATACATAGAGGTATCAAGAAATATTTCATTATTTTTCATTTCTAATTCTAATAATTGAACAACACTAGAAATAAGATTAATAGGTGTTTTAATTTCATGGGATAGGTTTGCAAAAAATTCAGTTCGTAGTAGATCAAACTCAATAGTTTCTTTTAATCTCTTTTCTTTTTCTTCCACTTCTTTTTGTAGATTTACTATTTTTTTTCTCTCTGAAATATCTCTAAAAACCACTAGAATTTCAGTATTTTCATTATAAGGAATGAAGGAAGAAACAGTTTCCATGTATAAAGTGTTACCATCAATTGTTCTTATGAATTTTTCTTCTGTTAAATCTATAGAACCTGTTCTATCTATTTTTTTTAAGTTTTCTTTAAATGATGGACGATAGTCTGGATGTGGGACAAATAATTCATGCATTTTCTTTCCAATGATTTCTTTTGGATTTTCAAAGCCAAAATATTTTGCTGCTGTTGTATTGGCAAACAATATAGTATCTTTATTCCGTACACTAATGCCATAAGGACAAAGATCTATGAGGAGTCTATATCTTTCTTCACTTTCCTTAAGATTTTTTTCGATACTTTTACGTTTTTGGATATCTTCCTCAAGTTTTATATTCATAGCTGTTAATTGGGCAGTTCGTGATGTAACTATTTTTTCAAGATTGGCATTATGATTTTTTAATAAAGATTCAGATTCTCTTTTTTTCAACTCTTTCGAAATCATGCTAGAAAGAATAGTAGATATTTGAACATAATAATCTATATAAGATTGTAACTGTTCTTTAGTAATAATAGGGACACGTGATAGTGATTTAAGATATGCACTTTCGTCAAAATTGAAGGTTTGTGCCTGTTTGCGAAAATACGCTATATCAGGATGACTTAAAAAAAACTGACCCAAAACCAGAGTAGCAATATGCTCATCTTTAACAATAACAGGAATAAAAGCATCCATTAATCCATTTTCACATTGATAAATACCATATTTTTCTACAGGATTGAATCTGTCTTTAATGGACAAATCGCTTTTTTTACATCTTGAAGCACTTTTCGGATTGATTCTATGAAATTTTGTACAAATATCTTGCCACCCTATACTACTTAAAATATTTCCATCAAGATCAAGAAGTGTGTAAGGAACTTTTGAGATGTTGTAAAAAGACTCCATAAGTCTTTGAAATTGTTTAAGATCTATGAGATCAGTAAATGTATATTTCATAATGGCCACTCCTTGGGAAAGATTTATTGATTATTATTATATATGAAACGATGAATAATAATATTAAAAATGTGATTTATTCTATTTTATTGCATATGATTGTCATAATTTGTAGAAATCTGCAAAAATATTTAAAAATTTTTAAATAAAATAAGCCCTCACTATGTGAGGACTTTAATTTATCATTCTTTTTCAAAACTTCCACAATCTGTACATTCTTTGCATGTAGCAGTTGCTTCGTGTTTTACAACTTCGATGTGATTAAGGGTACATTGAGGCATAGATTTTGCGTGATGACGACATTCAGTTACATTACATCCAATGCTATTGTTTCCTTGCATGAGTAGTTCACCTCCTTGAATAGTACAAGAATAGTTTGTGAAAAATGAAAGAAAATTATGCAAATAAAATAGTATTCCACTAGATGATAAAAATTATTATAAGATAATAAAAATCATTTAAATAAAAATATGTTTTATGTTTATATTGTTTTATAAATTCATAGAATATAAGTAGAAGATGACAACATGGAATCTTTATTTACTTATTTTTACAGTTGTAAATATTGAAATAAATATAAAGCTGTGCTATCCTAAAATTTAGGAGATGATAAAATGGCTAGTAGTATAATAGAATGGATGATTTATTCAATACTTGAGATGTTTTCATGTATTTTTCCAGATATTATTTTTAATCATTTAGAAAAACCATTTCAATCTAATATAAAATGAGAAGGAAATTTTCAATAGTTACATAGGTGTTAACGTTGAAATAAATATAAATATATGCTATAGTAACATTTGTAAAAGTAAGCTATAAGGGAGTAGTCATGGGAAGTTCCCATAAATATGAATCAACATAATGGTGAAAATACCTGGTTCTATTTGCTTTAGTATTTAAAGGGGCGAGACTTATAGTTTAATAAAGCTATTTTTACATAGCTTTATTAAACTATGGGTTTCGCTTTTTTAGTTGATAAAAAGGAGGACGAAAAATGTTTCAAGAAATGATCAAATCACTATTTTTAATATTCATAGCAGAGATGGGAGATAAAACACAGATTCTGGCTATGGCTTTTGCAACAAGATTTAAGGTGTATGAAGTATTAGTAGGAGTATTTATAGGTTCCCTTTTAAACCATGGTATTGCTGTAGCTTTAGGATCTTATTTATCTAATTTGATTCCCATAGAGACCATTCAAATGATTGCAGGATTTTTATTTATTGGTTTTGCCCTTTGGACATTGAAGATGGATGAAGATGAGGATGAAGAAAATAAGGGAAAAAATTTTGGCCCCGTTTTAACAGTTGCTTTAGCTTTTTTTATTGGAGAGCTTGGAGATAAGACACAACTTACAGCCATTACTTTATCTGTAGATGCACATTTTCCAGTATTTGTTTTGTTGGGAACTGTCACAGGAATGGTATTAACCAGTGCATTGGGTATTTTTGTAGGAAGTAAAATTGGTGAGAAGGTTCCAGAATTTGCAATGAAATTAATTGCAGCAGGGATATTTATGATTTTCGGTATAGGAAAATTGTATAGCACACTGCCAAAGGAATATCTAACTCCTGCGAATATAAGCATATTTTTTAGTGTGATTATGGTGAGTACATATCTGCTATTAAAACCTACTTTAAAGCTAAGAAAACAAGGTGAATTATCTACTTTTAAAGAAACGGCCATAACCCTTTATGAATATACTCATAAAATCAAAGAAAGCGTTGATGAGATTTGTTTAGGAGAGGATACTTGTAAAAAATGTGAAGGAAAAGGATGTATTATTGGGTACACTAAAAATTTAATGGAACATATAGGAGAGAGAGAAAAGGAGATTTCTTTTATAAACCCACAGGATTTTTCTAAAAGTCTTAAAAAGGATTTTGATGAAGAAAAAGTCATAGAGAGTTTGAGTATGACCATGGTTTATTTAATGAATGATGATCAGGGAGATCCTATGAAGGATATAAGCATTCATAAAGTTAGAGAAACATTAGAAATGATTTTATTTAAGCAGACGTTAGATTATAATGGAAATATGAATCAATATTATGAGAATTTAAGAACAATAAATAAGCGTATTGGAGACAAGCTCATAAAAAGGGTAAAAGAATTAACTGAATAGTTTCACGTGAAATACTTATAATTGTCACAGAATTGTCACATTGGATGGATATAATAAACTCATCAAAGGAAATAAAAATAAAAAAAGGAGATGAGTGTATATGAAAAAAAGAATGATGACGCTAATGTTAGGAGCACTTTTGGTGGTAGGGAGTATAAGTTTTGCATTTGCTGCTGAGGGGGATACACAAACAAGTAATGATACTTATGGAAGAGGAAATGGAATGAGATTATCCACACAAAATCTTTCAGTAGAGGAGTTGTTGAAGGTTAAGCTAGAGAGAATTGATACGCTTGTAAAGAGCGGAAGATTTACAAAAGAAAAAGGAGAAGAATATAAAAAAATTATTACAGATAGAATGAAGGATTGTACTACTGTAGGAGAAAATAGAGACAAGAATGAACGATTAGGTATTGGCTTTGGTCAAGGACAAGGTTTTGGCCAAGGAAGAGGTGCAAAAGATGGATCTGGTAGAGGTAGAGGTCGAGGAATGGGAGCTTGTATAAGTACTCCAACTCAATCATAATTAAACTTAAAAGGAGCAGAGCTTATTCTTCTGCTCTTTTTATTTACCTTTTCATATAGAAAATAAGTTGAAATAATTGGATATATATTGAAGTAAGTAATGTTAAATAATATATGTGAATTAATTTTAGAATAATATAGATGTTCCTTTACAGGGCATCTATATTATTTTAATATATTTAAATTTAATATATAGTTATACCTAACCGTATGGTATTGCACTTATAAGTTATTATCAAATTTGTGTATAATAAAAATAAATGGGTTTGAGGGGTGAGACGGATGGAGCAAGAAAAAATTCTAATTGTTGAAGATGAAAGCAGAATGAGAAGACTTGTAGGAGATTATTTAAAAAGAGAAGGTTATCATGTACTAGAAGCGGAAGATGGAAAAGAAGGACTTAGATTCTTTGAAAAAGAGGATATAGATTTGGTCATTTTGGATATTATGATGCCGAAAATTGATGGTTGGACGGTTTGTAGAGAAATAAGAAAAGTGTCTAATACACCTATTGTCATTCTTACAGCAAGAAGTGAAGAGTCTGATGAATTATTTGGGTTTGAATTGGGAGCAGACGAATATGTGACAAAGCCTTTTCGACCAAAAGTCTTAGTAGCAAGAGTAAAAGCGTTATTAAAGAGAAAACAGACAAAAGAACAGGGAATTATGGTTTTCGATAGTTTAAAAATTGATACAAATGCCCATCGAGTTATACTCTATGAAAAAGAAATAGAAATAACGCCTAAAGAATATGAACTCCTAATTTTTTTAGCAAATCATCAAGGAAAGGCATTGAGCAGAGAACAGATTTTAGATGGGGTGTGGGGATATGATTATTATGGAGATTTACGAACTGTGGATACACATATTAAAAGGCTTAGGATAAAACTTCATGAGCAGAGCAATCTTATTCAAACTGTAAGGGGTGTTGGATATA is part of the Crassaminicella profunda genome and encodes:
- a CDS encoding ABC transporter substrate-binding protein, whose amino-acid sequence is MYRKVKRSTLLLLILILAGMIIFSACSANNIEETKKDDKIEKAVASEKSAYSEEEGKITVYLSGSEPMIKKLEEEFEAQRGDVLDLLHMGCGPLRQKVWTEKEAGQIQADVVWGSDPLMYRVLTKEGALENYLPKEYDAIKSEYKIGDGYYTLVNERYGVIIYNKDHIEKESIPKAFSDLKDKKWDGVMVMADANQSSTALALTSAIYQMSGNNWDYLKVMHENHLFLTKKNGEVPSKISEGEFDVGIAPHDGVLRLQKKAKKDGYETPLALAWPEEGALAIQRPIAIIKNQKRPDSNKKIAEEFVDFILSKKAQMITANFGFVSVRKDIPLPIGVPEDIKVMPVDWGYASEHEEELRDGFREIMQGK
- a CDS encoding ABC transporter permease, whose product is MDSEKSCKESSYFMKSVFIKLRSESQTVILFMIGILISLFVLYPFLVLLIKSLMNEGRITLDVYIRILKDQETYKAIGNTIYVSLGVTLLTSLFGGTLAWLVTRTDYVYKEAIKKLAFLTFMMPSYVIAISWIEFFGRNGYWNRILRNIFGIYEYRFIPYSLEAVILVMSIHLYPLVFMAIANALGKTDPSLEDAAVMSGASRLKAVITITLPLTIPSFIAIGLLVFSRTMANFGVAAVLALPVGEEVLTTRIYSGLTNLDLQLAIAISVILVIFSGIVFFMNNVLMRKRRFTTMTANAQKAKLIPLGKWKNSIVFFVILFQSITTIIPLIVIVTSSFLKRWGLTLTLDHLTLNNYVVLLFKNQLTRGAFKNSIFYGCIGASIAAGVGGVVSYISNKTDLNGRKLVEFIVTWPMAFPNMVLAVAATLAWMHPPFKLYGTRWIIIVTYIALFLPIIIKNVSGLIQNQDVFIEKAGRMCGASNIRVFKDITLPMIMPGLRSGWILAFLIALREIPISLLLYSPGTETIGVMLFGLKSNSYGLEMTSTLAVVIIGMTIIGHVLLKKVKGLKMEVEK
- a CDS encoding ABC transporter ATP-binding protein, translated to MIQATIRKLSKRYGKVMAINALDLDIYKGEMLTIVGPSGCGKSTLLSCIAGLEKVDDGEITIADELVSSKDYFKLPEKRQIGLVFQNYALWPHKNVFENIAYPLRIKKECKDRIKNEVAKVVSIVRLVGKERCYPHELSGGEQQRVALARALVMNPKILLLDEPLSNLDAKLREEMQYEIKRIQKDMNITIIHVTHDQYEAMGISDRIAVMNGGNLIQIGTPEEIYENPKTEFVAKFIGKANIIYNYVNRRDKYSCLELFKNVFIENKDEIKEYGKEIILSIRPEDIFLQKDQGMCKGVIIKTFYRGNMIEYRIQVENKNLMVQTSNKEQYEVGEEVWVNIEQVKILKDECK
- a CDS encoding ABC transporter substrate-binding protein; the encoded protein is MKKLLSFMMIFLLLFSVIGCSKEEATDENVKQEKVIEKEVVKIAGLKGPTSIGMIKMFEEKPILGENIDSAYEVAGTPNLLVSKLLSKEVDFAALPTNVAAKLYNKGAGYKLAAVNTLGVLYVMTQGEEITRWDDLKGKKINMITKGSNPDVVFKYLLKKNGLDPEKDVTLDYTLSHAELAQAMAAGKVDISVLPEPFVTMVSMKNKNAKIVMNIQDEWKNVLGAGAGLVQGCLVVREEFAQKNPEVVKNFLAEYEKSIHWVNENTSEAGKLVEKHGIGMKAKMAELAIPRCNIVFKDAKESQKTVEKFLELLYDFSPKDVGGKLPDENFYYNQK
- a CDS encoding ABC transporter permease; translation: MKIFTIIKNKFPTILSILILTFTWKIISEIIDSEMILPSPEVTCKAMFLLIKSEAFFKIVMMTIKRGCIGFFLSCTLGLGVGLLTGSNLFLEKLMEPILVVIKSTPVMSIIILALIWFKTDDVPIFVSFLVAFPIICVNVSEGIKNVDRKFLEMAKIYHVKKYRVIVEIYLPAIASYFMAGISTAMGIGWKAVIAAEVLSQPTFAIGTSLYNSKVYIETENVLAWTVIAVFLSFIFEKIIRIIEQKMIKWRG
- a CDS encoding ABC transporter ATP-binding protein, with translation MTLKIQKLYKKYKNLMVFEDFNMSIPKQKISCILGPSGCGKTTLLNMMSGIVKGEAGEFIGFDQNAMGYLFQEPRLLPWKSVWGNIEFILKDIYPKEERKKIVLKYLNMVNLEGFEDYYPKDLSGGMMQRVAIARAFAYPSDILLMDEPFKGLDIKTKEVLIHAFVKLWMEDLRTVIFVTHDVDEALLLGDKIYLFSNLPVKIKNCFELNISKEKRDLQNEKILIMKKKINKEFK